From Arachis hypogaea cultivar Tifrunner chromosome 3, arahy.Tifrunner.gnm2.J5K5, whole genome shotgun sequence:
acttTCAGCAAACCACCTATGGATCTCTTCTCTTCCTCCCACTCCACTCTCATTATCTTCTTACTCCTCACACTCACACCCCAACAAGGTAACTGAGGCACTAAAAGAGCAACCTTTCTCACTGTTTCTCACTTCTTTCTTGTCTTTTACTGCATACTCCTAACTCCACTTTTTTCTTCAGGTACTGTTATAGGTGCTACCTTCACATTCGTCAACAGGTGCGACTACACTGTCTGGCCCGGCATTCTCGCAAATGCCGGTAGCCCAGCACTCGACAGCACCGGTTTCGAGCTTCCAAAGGCCACTTCTAGAACCTTCCAAGCTCCCACCGGTTGGTCCGGTCGCTTCTGGGGCAGAACTGGCTGCAACTTCGACGGATCCGGCTCCGGTTCATGCCTTACCGGAGACTGCGGCTCCGGCCAAATGGAGTGCAACGGCGCCGGTGCAGCCCCTCCCGCCACCCTGGCCGAGTTCACCCTCGGCACCGGCGGTCAGGACTTCTATGACGTGAGCCTGGTGGACGGTTACAACCTTCCGATGATCGTTGAAGGCAGTGGCGGGTCGGGGCAGTGCGCGTCGACGGGTTGCACTTCGGATCTGAACCAGCAGTGCCCTTCGGAGCTTAAAGCATTGGATGGAAGCGCGTGTAAGAGCGCGTGTGAGGCTTTTGGGAGCCCTGAGTACTGTTGCAGTGGCGCGTATGGGTCACCTTCCACTTGTAGGCCTTCTATTTACTCGGAGATGTTCAAGGCTGCTTGCCCTCGATCGTATAGCTACGCATACGATGATGCTACGAGTACTTTTACGTGTACGGGTGCTGATTATACGGTTACCTTTTGTCCATCCTCTCCAAGGTAAAAATATTGGGTTTTGCCACCCTTTGTCCCAAGTCAATTTgttaatcatattataaaaataaaatcttttaatatCATAGGATagcaaaattcataaaataaaaaaaaaggaaaaagaagaatcTCTAGCTTTattctttgttgattgattaCATTGTTTATTATATTATATGGTGGCTACTCAGTTTTAGTTTATTGTTTTATTAACCTCATGAGAATTACAAAGGAGACATCAGGgagttaaattattaaaaaatgccATCGAACACCAAAAATAGGTGCCAAAtcgtttattattatttattggtaCCAATTAAAATATGTATTGTTTTGCTTATCTTTAAtgtgtatatatttttaaaaagttttttaagTATATTCATATTTCAGTATATTTTAACCAATGATCTtagttatatattatatatttttttataattaagatcagcATTTAAAAGTTttcctatattatatatattcatatatttGATAGAAATTGGAGGGTGAGTGGAAGGTAGGTAGCGTGTTCTATAGGGTCAATTCCAAAGGTGAGCTTTTTAATGCTTATGTTGGTAAATTACATAAAGTGATTGTTTGTTAGGGTTAGTGACAATTAATGATGGCTGGTTCTGTGTTTGTGGAATAATTGCTTTTATTACAGGACTATAAAATAACAACCATGTTAGGATTATACtatcaaaattagttattaatatatttatacacaaatatatagtattaattttgatagttaattttgatgtataaatattatttttaataaaataaataacattatTTATTCAGCAAAAGAGTCTAAGCAATATTAGCACCGATTAAAATGTTGAATATCTGATTTGTGTGGTTGCAGTCAGAAATCTTCAAGAGACACAACACCAATGagttcaacaacaccaacaatagGGTCAGGCATAGGAACACCAATGACACCAACAACGCCCATGGCTTCAGGAACTGGGATTGGAACACAAACAGGAACCGGAACTGGAATCGGAACCGGATCAACAGGATCCCAAGAAGGTGCAGGTTTTGCATACACCGGTGCTGGTGTTGGTGTTGACCCTGGCCTTGGTTATTCATCATCAGTTACTGGTTCTGGTTCCGGTTCGGGTTCCGGCGAAGCCATGCTTGCAGATGGTTCATATTTAGCTGGTTTAGCCATGGGAGACTCACCTAGGAGTACAACATTTTCCTCTGCATTTCTCTATTCTGCAAGCTTTTTTCTTATTCtatcttgttatttcctttaggTTTTAGCTGCTATTATTGCACCATTTTCATGGACTTTGGTTTGTTAAATTAAATGTAAATGGTTCTTAGGGATATTTTCGGGTTTTTAATGGTGGGTTCGATGAATTTTGGCTCTTTGCAACTAAAGCTGGCACAGATTCTTCTTGCATTATGTAAACCACTCACCTCAATATTCTCCCCCTCATGGAAAAaacgaaggaaaaaaaaaatccatgttTCACGTTAAagtgcttttttcttttttaatattaatgttgGGAGTGTTTATGTCTATCTCTCTGCAATGGGAGGAGAGCTTTTTGGGGTTCTATGATTGTTGAGGGATTCAAAAAAGTTAACATATTGTACGCAATTTTGGGCTGGCTTTGTTGGTTTCACATGTATCATATTCATTGGTaatgattatttaaattaatgttTACTCCATTGTTATGTCCGTGAGAGATTTGTTTGGGAGTTTGATTTTTTCATTAGCGAAGAAAGATTTTTGAGACATAATAATAATGTGAACGATCTGATTTAAGAGACTTTGATTTGTGTCTGAATTGGGGTCTTAACTTTGCCCCTGTCACAAGTAGTGTGCCTCAGCTTTTGTCTTGTCCCTTCTTTAATTTGGACAAAAAGATTTATGAGATGCATTTGATGGGGACTTTAATTTCTGTACGGCTTTCAAAGTGCAAATATATGAAGTATGACCGTGTTAGAAATTAGAATACACAAATGAGTTACGAACCCAGAAT
This genomic window contains:
- the LOC112789067 gene encoding thaumatin-like protein 1, whose product is MDLFSSSHSTLIIFLLLTLTPQQGTVIGATFTFVNRCDYTVWPGILANAGSPALDSTGFELPKATSRTFQAPTGWSGRFWGRTGCNFDGSGSGSCLTGDCGSGQMECNGAGAAPPATLAEFTLGTGGQDFYDVSLVDGYNLPMIVEGSGGSGQCASTGCTSDLNQQCPSELKALDGSACKSACEAFGSPEYCCSGAYGSPSTCRPSIYSEMFKAACPRSYSYAYDDATSTFTCTGADYTVTFCPSSPSQKSSRDTTPMSSTTPTIGSGIGTPMTPTTPMASGTGIGTQTGTGTGIGTGSTGSQEGAGFAYTGAGVGVDPGLGYSSSVTGSGSGSGSGEAMLADGSYLAGLAMGDSPRSTTFSSAFLYSASFFLILSCYFL